The proteins below come from a single Desulfovibrio sp. genomic window:
- a CDS encoding sigma-54-dependent Fis family transcriptional regulator, protein MYVLQRNGDVFEMRQEPLLAEGVNRTGFLFNSYSGAPRANRRETWESFIRTGRIVDDSLPRPIAASWMRCRDLGVDPLLPKCAEFTPMSQINAQAEIYAELAAGVERQVYEQIKDKGLLMTVSEANGRLLRTCGNKEVLLQADQLYFGPGAVWSERSVGTNAISLALSDGMPAQVMGEEHFCSSHQAWGCSAAPIFTPFGQLWGCFDISGPTSADHRQALWLAVGAAREIERLLLNASLSSMENKSRTLLSTLFSSMPIGVLMVDEGGIITYANAQAERLLGFSGDVRGGRAEAFFDYTLYARQQAEKGGQPEGVPLRCLTNSSLTACAMPFMTGRSEARYTLVTLQAGVETCPAPIAPVPHIPRREGTRPFGDIVYRSEKMTRTVEQARHMAKSPAAVLLLGETGTGKELFARAIHKASRCSEGPFVAVNCGALPRELIQSELFGYERGAFTGAVEKGRPGKFELADKGTLFLDEISEMPLEMQVNLLRPLEDRCVTRVGGKQTRMVDFRLVTATNRNLDELMASGAFREDLFYRIHVLALEIPPLRERREDIAVIAEYHCKRLCRTYGHPFGGFSAEALRVMEDYDWPGNVRQLVHSVEFAVNMAQGGCILPAHLPAHLQPCADGTDAASGQADGQAAAALPGMTDFNLDNQEAKVIRCALKHYNGNMLQAAKALGIGRNTLYAKLRKIVPEG, encoded by the coding sequence ATGTATGTTCTGCAAAGAAATGGCGATGTCTTTGAAATGCGGCAGGAACCCCTGCTGGCGGAAGGCGTCAACCGCACGGGGTTTTTGTTCAACAGCTATAGCGGCGCACCAAGAGCGAATCGGCGGGAAACCTGGGAATCCTTTATAAGAACCGGCAGGATTGTTGATGACAGCCTGCCCCGGCCCATTGCGGCCTCCTGGATGCGTTGCCGCGATCTGGGGGTGGATCCGCTGCTGCCCAAGTGCGCGGAATTTACGCCCATGAGCCAGATCAACGCCCAGGCCGAAATATACGCGGAGCTGGCGGCTGGCGTGGAACGTCAGGTGTATGAGCAGATCAAGGACAAAGGCCTGCTCATGACGGTATCCGAGGCCAATGGCCGGTTGCTGCGCACCTGCGGCAACAAGGAGGTGCTGCTTCAGGCAGACCAGCTTTACTTTGGCCCTGGCGCGGTATGGTCTGAAAGAAGCGTGGGAACCAACGCCATAAGTCTGGCCCTTTCTGACGGCATGCCAGCGCAGGTTATGGGCGAAGAGCATTTTTGCAGCAGCCATCAGGCCTGGGGCTGTTCTGCCGCGCCCATTTTCACGCCCTTTGGGCAACTGTGGGGCTGTTTTGACATTTCCGGGCCAACCAGCGCCGATCACCGTCAGGCATTGTGGCTGGCCGTTGGCGCTGCCCGCGAGATAGAACGCCTGTTGCTCAACGCCTCTCTGAGCAGCATGGAGAACAAATCCCGCACGCTTCTCAGTACGCTCTTCAGTTCCATGCCCATTGGCGTGCTGATGGTGGATGAGGGCGGCATCATCACCTATGCCAATGCGCAGGCGGAGCGCCTGCTGGGCTTTAGCGGCGATGTGCGCGGCGGGCGCGCCGAGGCTTTTTTTGACTACACCCTGTATGCGCGTCAGCAGGCGGAAAAGGGCGGCCAACCCGAGGGTGTTCCCCTGCGTTGCCTGACCAATTCTTCCCTTACAGCCTGCGCCATGCCCTTCATGACGGGCAGGTCAGAAGCGCGCTACACTCTTGTGACCCTTCAGGCCGGAGTAGAGACCTGCCCCGCGCCCATTGCCCCTGTGCCGCATATTCCGCGCCGCGAAGGCACACGCCCCTTTGGCGATATTGTTTACCGTAGCGAAAAAATGACCCGCACAGTTGAGCAGGCACGGCATATGGCCAAAAGCCCTGCGGCGGTTTTGCTGCTGGGCGAAACGGGCACGGGCAAGGAACTGTTTGCACGGGCCATCCACAAGGCCAGCCGATGTTCCGAAGGGCCGTTTGTGGCCGTGAACTGCGGGGCTTTGCCGCGCGAGCTTATCCAGAGCGAACTTTTTGGCTACGAGCGGGGAGCCTTTACCGGAGCAGTGGAAAAGGGGCGTCCCGGCAAGTTTGAACTAGCCGACAAGGGGACTCTGTTTCTGGATGAAATTTCTGAAATGCCGCTGGAAATGCAGGTCAACCTGCTGCGGCCTCTGGAAGACCGCTGCGTCACACGGGTGGGCGGCAAGCAGACCAGAATGGTTGATTTCCGGCTGGTCACGGCCACCAACCGCAATCTTGACGAACTGATGGCTTCGGGCGCGTTTCGTGAAGATCTGTTTTACCGCATCCATGTGCTTGCCCTGGAGATTCCCCCTTTGCGCGAACGCAGGGAAGATATCGCGGTCATTGCAGAATACCATTGCAAACGCCTGTGCCGTACCTATGGGCATCCTTTTGGCGGTTTTTCTGCCGAGGCTTTGCGCGTGATGGAAGATTACGACTGGCCCGGCAATGTGCGCCAGCTTGTGCACAGCGTGGAATTTGCCGTCAACATGGCGCAGGGCGGCTGTATTTTGCCCGCACATCTGCCTGCGCATTTGCAGCCTTGTGCGGATGGAACAGACGCCGCCAGCGGGCAAGCGGACGGGCAAGCCGCGGCGGCCCTGCCCGGAATGACCGATTTTAACCTGGACAATCAGGAGGCCAAGGTCATCCGCTGCGCATTGAAGCATTATAACGGCAACATGCTTCAGGCCGCAAAGGCCCTGGGCATCGGCCGCAACACCCTGTACGCCAAACTGCGCAAGATTGTTCCCGAAGGCTAG
- a CDS encoding dihydrolipoamide acetyltransferase family protein, whose translation MSIELAMPKLGLTMKTGKVSKWFVAEGAAVKQGDDLFEVETDKITNKVESPADGVLFQIVVQPKQEVAVGAVLGILAEPGETIARVEGASDSPASATAEAGAPKPAKTNASAAVQPSGTGGIASPAARRLARELGIDLGCIAGSGPGGRIVERDVQARHEVIGKIKITPLAAAVAAKAGLDISTLTGTGEGGKIVREDVDRALHPEKFAAAAQNASQPTCASAVCSSEPSSVPMEGMRKIIADNMLGSLQNSAQLTLVSEADVTACVHIINDFKARNKKNKDFRLSMNDMLILAVSKALKKHPRMNATFDGQTITRHGEVHMGVAVALPEGLMVPVLHHADRLTLTEIAREARLLAGRARKGELTPDDMSGGTFTITNMAHSVVDFFTPILKPGETGILGVGRVVEKPVIREGAVVARSMMGLSLTFDHRVEDGAPAAEFLKTLVEYLAEPALLLF comes from the coding sequence GTGAGCATAGAACTTGCCATGCCGAAACTTGGTCTGACCATGAAGACCGGCAAGGTTTCCAAATGGTTTGTGGCCGAAGGCGCCGCAGTCAAGCAGGGCGATGATCTGTTTGAAGTGGAAACCGACAAAATCACCAACAAGGTGGAAAGCCCCGCCGACGGCGTGCTCTTCCAGATTGTGGTGCAGCCCAAACAGGAAGTGGCCGTGGGTGCCGTGCTTGGCATCCTGGCCGAACCTGGTGAAACAATCGCCCGGGTTGAAGGCGCGTCTGACTCCCCCGCTTCCGCCACTGCGGAAGCGGGCGCGCCCAAGCCCGCAAAGACCAACGCGTCAGCCGCCGTGCAACCCTCTGGCACTGGCGGGATAGCGTCTCCCGCCGCGCGGCGGCTGGCGCGTGAACTTGGCATTGACCTTGGCTGCATCGCAGGTTCAGGCCCCGGAGGCCGGATTGTTGAGCGCGACGTGCAGGCCCGCCACGAAGTTATCGGCAAAATCAAAATCACGCCCCTTGCCGCCGCCGTGGCCGCCAAGGCAGGGCTGGATATCTCTACCCTCACAGGCACGGGCGAAGGCGGCAAGATCGTGCGCGAAGATGTTGACCGCGCCCTGCACCCGGAAAAGTTCGCTGCGGCGGCCCAAAATGCGTCTCAGCCAACCTGCGCCAGCGCCGTTTGCAGCAGCGAGCCAAGCTCCGTGCCCATGGAAGGCATGCGCAAGATCATTGCCGACAACATGCTGGGCAGCCTGCAAAACTCCGCCCAGCTCACCCTTGTGAGCGAAGCTGATGTAACCGCCTGCGTGCATATCATCAACGACTTCAAGGCCCGCAACAAAAAGAACAAAGACTTCCGCCTTTCCATGAACGACATGCTCATTCTGGCCGTTTCAAAGGCCTTGAAAAAGCACCCGCGCATGAACGCAACCTTTGACGGGCAAACCATCACCCGTCACGGCGAGGTGCATATGGGCGTGGCCGTGGCCCTGCCCGAGGGCCTGATGGTGCCCGTGCTGCACCATGCGGACAGGCTGACCCTGACTGAAATAGCCAGGGAAGCCCGCCTGCTTGCTGGTCGCGCCCGCAAGGGCGAGCTGACGCCCGACGACATGAGCGGCGGCACCTTTACCATCACCAACATGGCGCATTCCGTGGTGGATTTCTTCACGCCCATTCTCAAGCCCGGTGAAACGGGAATCCTGGGCGTGGGCCGCGTGGTGGAAAAACCCGTTATCCGCGAGGGGGCCGTGGTGGCCCGTTCCATGATGGGCTTGAGCCTCACCTTTGACCACCGCGTTGAAGACGGCGCGCCCGCAGCAGAATTTTTGAAGACACTTGTGGAATATCTGGCGGAACCGGCCCTGCTGCTTTTCTAG
- a CDS encoding acetoin reductase yields MAINGKVVLVTGSAQGIGRGIALRLANDGADICLVDMNADKLAATAGEIRALGRKATTFIADVSDRAQVFAAVDHAEKELGGFDVMINNAGIAQVKALLDVTPEEFERIFRINVNGVLWGIQAAATKFMARKQKGKIISASSIAGHDGFALIGAYSATKFAVRGLTQAAARELASSGITVNAYCPGVVGTDMWIAIDEGFSKITGAPKGETYKKYCEGIALGRPETPEDVAAFVSYLAGPDSDYMTGQAVLIDGGMVYR; encoded by the coding sequence ATGGCGATTAACGGCAAAGTTGTTCTGGTTACCGGTTCCGCCCAGGGTATAGGGCGCGGCATAGCCCTGCGCCTGGCCAATGACGGCGCGGATATCTGCCTTGTGGACATGAACGCGGACAAACTGGCTGCCACAGCGGGTGAAATACGCGCCCTTGGCCGCAAGGCCACCACCTTTATTGCCGATGTAAGCGACCGCGCGCAGGTCTTTGCCGCTGTGGACCATGCGGAAAAGGAACTGGGCGGGTTTGACGTGATGATCAACAACGCGGGCATTGCTCAGGTCAAGGCCCTGCTGGACGTCACCCCCGAGGAGTTTGAACGCATCTTCAGAATCAACGTCAACGGCGTGCTCTGGGGCATTCAGGCTGCGGCCACCAAATTCATGGCCCGCAAGCAGAAGGGCAAGATCATCAGCGCATCTTCCATTGCCGGGCACGATGGTTTTGCCCTTATCGGCGCGTACAGCGCCACCAAGTTCGCGGTGCGCGGCCTTACACAGGCGGCGGCGCGGGAGCTTGCCTCAAGCGGCATCACCGTGAACGCCTACTGCCCAGGCGTTGTCGGCACCGACATGTGGATTGCCATTGACGAGGGCTTTTCAAAGATCACAGGCGCCCCAAAGGGCGAAACCTACAAGAAATACTGCGAAGGCATAGCCCTTGGCCGCCCCGAAACACCGGAAGACGTAGCCGCCTTTGTTTCCTATCTGGCAGGGCCGGACTCCGACTACATGACCGGACAGGCCGTGCTTATTGACGGCGGCATGGTTTACCGCTGA
- the lpdA gene encoding dihydrolipoyl dehydrogenase: MYDVVVIGGGPGGYAAAIRASQLKGKVALVEGGNMGGTCVMRGCIPSKIWLRAATLLEQSRKADEFGLELTVGKLDFTAVLARKQGVSNDIRMGMEALLANNGVEVIPGMAVVTSPTSVDVAGKKVEAKSIIIATGSTLAKPDVPGLDQAAFTTDQLLDMTEAPASVLITDPTYIGVEMATLLSILGSKVIFAVPGPRILPDEDQDSSQRMSQSLRERGVQIIARHTLVKVAGKTCTLKSGDKEQTVEADRVLVSGRKPVAANLGLEALGVKFNEDSGISVDQQCRTACPSIFAIGDCTGGWMLSHAASAMGICAAENSMGVSAKFPCHLVSRAIWGSPEMGSVGLSEEQAERKGYEVEVGGFPYSINGYAMLRGEVDGAVKMVADADTGEILGVHIVGSNASELIGEAVLAMQLECTVREFAKGFRVHPAFCETVVDAARDAAGWALYLPKRG; the protein is encoded by the coding sequence ATGTACGATGTAGTTGTCATAGGTGGCGGCCCCGGCGGCTATGCTGCGGCCATTCGCGCTTCGCAGCTCAAGGGCAAGGTGGCCTTGGTGGAAGGCGGCAACATGGGCGGCACCTGCGTTATGCGCGGCTGCATTCCCAGCAAGATATGGCTACGCGCCGCTACCCTGCTGGAACAGTCGCGCAAGGCTGACGAATTTGGTCTGGAACTCACTGTGGGCAAGCTGGATTTTACCGCTGTTCTGGCCCGCAAGCAGGGTGTTTCCAACGATATCCGCATGGGTATGGAAGCGCTGCTCGCCAACAACGGCGTGGAAGTGATCCCCGGCATGGCCGTTGTGACCTCGCCCACCTCTGTGGATGTGGCGGGCAAAAAGGTTGAAGCCAAAAGCATCATTATCGCCACGGGCAGCACCCTTGCAAAGCCCGATGTTCCCGGTCTGGATCAGGCCGCCTTTACCACAGACCAGCTGCTGGACATGACGGAAGCTCCGGCCTCGGTGCTTATTACCGATCCCACCTATATCGGCGTTGAAATGGCTACCCTGCTGAGCATCCTTGGCAGCAAGGTCATCTTTGCCGTGCCTGGCCCGCGCATTCTGCCTGACGAAGATCAGGATTCCAGCCAGCGCATGTCCCAGTCCCTGCGCGAGCGCGGCGTGCAGATCATTGCCCGCCACACCCTTGTCAAGGTTGCGGGCAAGACCTGCACTCTCAAAAGCGGCGACAAGGAACAGACCGTTGAGGCCGACAGGGTGCTGGTATCTGGCCGCAAACCTGTTGCCGCCAATCTGGGCCTGGAAGCTCTGGGCGTTAAATTCAATGAAGATAGCGGCATATCCGTTGACCAGCAGTGCCGCACAGCCTGCCCGAGCATTTTTGCCATTGGCGACTGCACGGGCGGCTGGATGCTCAGCCACGCGGCCTCTGCCATGGGCATCTGCGCGGCGGAAAACAGCATGGGCGTGTCCGCAAAGTTCCCCTGCCACCTTGTTTCGCGCGCCATCTGGGGCAGCCCGGAAATGGGCTCCGTGGGCCTTTCTGAAGAACAGGCCGAGCGCAAGGGCTACGAGGTTGAAGTGGGTGGTTTTCCATATTCCATCAACGGCTATGCCATGTTGCGCGGCGAAGTGGACGGCGCAGTAAAAATGGTTGCCGATGCCGACACGGGCGAAATCCTGGGCGTGCACATCGTGGGCAGCAATGCTTCCGAGCTGATCGGCGAGGCGGTGCTTGCCATGCAGCTTGAATGCACGGTGCGCGAGTTCGCCAAGGGCTTCCGCGTGCATCCGGCCTTTTGCGAAACTGTTGTCGATGCCGCGCGCGATGCCGCCGGGTGGGCCTTGTACCTGCCCAAGCGGGGCTGA
- a CDS encoding thiamine pyrophosphate-dependent dehydrogenase E1 component subunit alpha — protein sequence MKHPDKKVLLEMFSTMTKIRLFESELQKFFAAGKIPGFVHLYLGEEAVATGACAALKQTDMITSTHRGHGHCLAKGGDLKLMMAEIYGRSTGYCKGKGGSMHIADFNIGILGANGIVGGGGPLAVGAAFSCQYKDTKGVCACFFGDGASNQGTTQESLNMASAWKLPVIFINENNGYGISCPQSKSMAITDIADRAAGYDMPGVVIDGNDVLAVYEAVTMAVERARKGQGPSLVECKTYRWRGHFEGDACVYRSEKELEEWKAKDPIPRFAKKLVESGTATQAELDAITASVAAEIEAAVKFAEDSPFPKPEDLLEDVYA from the coding sequence ATGAAACATCCCGACAAAAAGGTTCTGCTGGAAATGTTCAGCACCATGACCAAGATCCGCCTTTTTGAAAGCGAGCTGCAAAAGTTTTTTGCAGCTGGCAAAATACCCGGATTCGTTCACCTCTACCTTGGTGAAGAAGCCGTAGCCACAGGCGCGTGCGCCGCGCTGAAGCAGACGGACATGATCACCAGCACCCACCGCGGCCACGGGCACTGCCTGGCCAAGGGCGGCGACCTCAAGCTCATGATGGCCGAAATCTATGGCCGTTCCACCGGTTACTGCAAGGGCAAGGGCGGCTCCATGCACATTGCCGACTTCAACATCGGCATTCTTGGCGCCAACGGCATTGTGGGCGGCGGCGGGCCTCTTGCCGTGGGCGCGGCCTTCAGCTGCCAGTACAAGGACACCAAGGGCGTATGCGCCTGCTTTTTCGGCGATGGCGCGTCCAACCAGGGCACCACGCAGGAATCGCTGAACATGGCCAGCGCCTGGAAGCTCCCCGTTATCTTTATCAATGAAAATAACGGCTACGGCATTTCCTGCCCGCAGAGCAAATCCATGGCCATCACCGACATTGCCGACCGTGCCGCCGGATACGACATGCCCGGCGTTGTCATTGACGGCAACGATGTACTCGCCGTGTACGAAGCCGTGACCATGGCCGTGGAACGCGCGCGCAAGGGCCAGGGGCCATCGCTTGTGGAATGCAAGACCTACCGCTGGCGCGGCCACTTCGAGGGCGATGCCTGCGTGTACCGCAGCGAAAAGGAACTGGAAGAATGGAAGGCCAAGGATCCCATTCCGCGTTTTGCCAAAAAGCTGGTGGAGTCCGGCACCGCCACGCAGGCGGAACTGGACGCCATCACCGCATCTGTGGCCGCTGAAATTGAAGCCGCCGTCAAGTTTGCGGAAGACAGCCCCTTCCCCAAGCCGGAAGACCTGCTGGAAGACGTGTACGCCTAA
- a CDS encoding Lin0512 family protein: protein MLQRYVVELGTGADLHGANMTKASTRAVKDAISRSCLCGLVEILGRGSFQGVHVHARIAVPEPDLVDKEAVLAAIPIGEKSIEVVTGGLRTPGLEVACFSPGCSDIVLACAALTVSVDID, encoded by the coding sequence ATGCTGCAACGTTACGTGGTTGAACTGGGCACCGGGGCCGATCTGCACGGCGCAAACATGACCAAGGCCTCCACCCGGGCAGTCAAGGACGCCATTTCGCGCAGTTGTTTGTGCGGCCTGGTGGAGATACTTGGACGCGGTTCGTTTCAGGGCGTGCATGTGCATGCGCGTATTGCCGTGCCAGAGCCGGATCTGGTGGACAAGGAAGCAGTGCTTGCCGCCATCCCCATCGGAGAAAAGAGCATTGAAGTCGTTACGGGCGGCTTGCGCACCCCTGGCCTTGAAGTTGCCTGCTTCAGCCCCGGTTGCAGCGACATCGTGTTGGCCTGCGCGGCCCTGACCGTGTCGGTAGATATTGACTGA
- a CDS encoding NAD(+)/NADH kinase: MKAAIIANPASGKDIRRIVAHGSVFDNQEKVRMVRRILVGLAAAGVRDVLYMPEGYGIVPRALSDLEALETPVNVAPVDIYQHNTQEDTVNAAALMQQEGVAVIIVMGGDGTSRAACKGARKTPILPLSTGTNNVFPVMAEATVAGLAAGVLACGGVTIDEGCREASLLEVHVDGQFRDIALVDVAVYDDLFLGSRAIWDITRVSQIVVSRCRPDSIGLSTVAGQLMSISPEEPRGLALDLDPDFACRVRAAIGPGLFADVGVSRVRQLLPGDDVPVGLTPCVLALDGEREVEVRRGQSASIRLSEDTMRVVDVARVMEYARQRGLFLRGAQVCYAN, translated from the coding sequence GTGAAAGCAGCCATTATCGCCAATCCGGCATCAGGCAAAGATATACGCCGCATCGTCGCGCACGGCAGCGTTTTTGACAATCAGGAGAAGGTTCGCATGGTGCGACGCATTCTGGTTGGTCTGGCCGCCGCCGGGGTACGTGATGTTCTGTATATGCCCGAGGGCTACGGCATCGTGCCGCGCGCCCTGAGCGATCTGGAAGCTTTGGAAACGCCTGTGAACGTGGCTCCGGTGGATATTTACCAGCACAATACGCAAGAGGATACCGTCAACGCCGCCGCCCTCATGCAGCAGGAGGGGGTTGCGGTCATCATCGTCATGGGGGGCGACGGCACAAGCCGCGCCGCCTGCAAGGGCGCGCGCAAAACGCCCATCCTGCCGCTCTCCACAGGCACCAACAACGTTTTTCCTGTCATGGCCGAAGCAACCGTGGCTGGCCTCGCCGCAGGCGTGCTGGCCTGCGGCGGCGTAACCATTGACGAAGGCTGCCGCGAGGCCAGCCTGCTTGAAGTGCACGTGGACGGTCAGTTCCGAGATATCGCTCTGGTTGATGTGGCGGTGTACGACGACCTCTTTCTTGGCTCCCGCGCCATCTGGGACATCACCAGAGTCAGCCAGATAGTCGTTTCCCGCTGCCGGCCAGACAGCATTGGCCTCTCAACTGTAGCCGGGCAGCTCATGAGCATCTCGCCCGAAGAACCACGCGGCCTGGCACTTGATCTTGACCCAGATTTTGCCTGCCGCGTGCGCGCCGCAATCGGCCCCGGCCTGTTTGCCGACGTGGGCGTTTCCCGCGTGCGCCAGCTTTTGCCGGGCGACGATGTGCCAGTGGGGCTTACCCCCTGTGTGCTGGCGCTGGACGGCGAGCGCGAGGTGGAGGTTCGGCGCGGGCAGAGCGCCAGCATACGATTGTCAGAAGACACCATGCGCGTGGTGGATGTGGCCCGCGTCATGGAATACGCCCGGCAGCGAGGGCTGTTTTTGCGCGGCGCGCAGGTCTGCTACGCCAACTAG
- a CDS encoding dihydrolipoamide acetyltransferase family protein has product MAYEVQMPKWGLTMKTGKIARWLVAEGGAVAVGQPLLEVETDKITNVVESPAGGVLLQIVSPQGEVVPVMQVIGIIGESGEAVAAPAASAAAAVSADSPAPAASGAKVQNAQAGTAQGEVRAMPAARKAAKELGVDLATVTGTGRDGIVTEKDVRAAHEAAAKAPAPVSAAPAQPCSTPEADADEVIPMDGLRKLIADNMQASLQNAAQLTVFVEADVTEMVALRDTMLARNKKDPEYRLSFNDIIAFAVCRALRQHPVMNTTLQADGVHMHKHVNLGIAVSLDTGLIVPNVKNADTFSLEELKAKVRDAASRARKGGLSMDEISGGTFTISNVSMLGVDGFTPILNPPETGILGVGRVVEKPGVFECQVCVRKMMTLSLTFNHMVTDGGPAMSFLRTLADMLEQPVRMLG; this is encoded by the coding sequence ATGGCCTACGAAGTGCAGATGCCCAAATGGGGCCTCACCATGAAAACAGGCAAGATAGCGCGCTGGCTTGTGGCCGAAGGCGGTGCGGTGGCAGTGGGGCAACCTCTGCTGGAAGTGGAAACAGACAAGATCACCAACGTGGTCGAGTCTCCGGCAGGCGGCGTGCTTTTGCAGATTGTCAGCCCGCAGGGCGAGGTTGTTCCGGTCATGCAGGTTATCGGCATCATCGGCGAATCGGGAGAGGCCGTGGCCGCACCGGCCGCCAGTGCCGCAGCGGCAGTGTCTGCCGATTCCCCGGCACCCGCAGCATCCGGAGCAAAGGTGCAGAATGCTCAGGCCGGCACGGCGCAAGGAGAAGTCCGCGCCATGCCCGCAGCCCGCAAGGCCGCCAAAGAGCTGGGCGTTGATCTGGCAACGGTAACGGGCACAGGGCGCGACGGTATTGTTACAGAAAAGGATGTTCGCGCCGCCCACGAAGCAGCCGCAAAAGCCCCGGCCCCGGTCAGCGCCGCCCCGGCGCAACCCTGCTCCACCCCTGAGGCTGATGCGGACGAAGTCATCCCCATGGACGGCCTGCGCAAGCTCATAGCTGACAACATGCAGGCCAGCCTGCAAAACGCGGCGCAACTGACCGTTTTTGTGGAAGCCGACGTTACTGAAATGGTTGCCCTGCGCGACACCATGCTGGCCCGCAACAAAAAAGATCCGGAATACCGCCTCTCGTTCAACGACATCATCGCTTTTGCCGTGTGCCGCGCACTCAGGCAGCACCCCGTCATGAACACCACCCTACAGGCAGACGGCGTCCACATGCACAAACATGTGAACCTTGGCATCGCCGTTTCGCTCGATACGGGCCTCATTGTTCCCAACGTCAAGAATGCGGACACGTTCAGCCTTGAAGAACTCAAGGCCAAGGTGCGCGATGCCGCCAGCCGTGCCCGCAAGGGCGGCCTCTCCATGGACGAGATTTCCGGCGGCACCTTTACCATTTCCAATGTGAGCATGCTTGGCGTGGATGGCTTTACCCCCATCCTCAATCCGCCGGAAACAGGCATCCTCGGCGTTGGCCGCGTGGTGGAAAAGCCGGGCGTCTTTGAATGTCAGGTCTGCGTGCGCAAAATGATGACCCTTTCCCTCACCTTCAACCACATGGTCACCGATGGCGGCCCGGCCATGAGCTTCCTGCGCACCCTTGCGGACATGCTTGAACAGCCCGTGCGCATGCTGGGCTAG
- a CDS encoding DUF6506 family protein, with protein MKLKAAFIFLSPRGEGNGVKAEHRSWTRTPGVELLTIGVTSYREAVEAAQKAVEEDGCVAIELCGGFGYEGAAMVARAVKVPVGVVRFDIHPGLGNASGDGIFA; from the coding sequence ATGAAACTCAAGGCCGCATTCATTTTTCTGAGCCCGCGTGGCGAAGGCAACGGCGTCAAGGCCGAGCACCGCAGCTGGACGCGCACCCCCGGAGTGGAACTGCTGACCATTGGCGTGACATCCTACAGGGAGGCCGTTGAAGCGGCGCAGAAGGCCGTGGAAGAAGACGGCTGCGTTGCCATCGAGCTGTGCGGCGGCTTTGGCTACGAGGGCGCGGCCATGGTCGCACGGGCGGTCAAGGTGCCTGTGGGCGTTGTGCGCTTCGATATTCATCCCGGCCTTGGCAATGCCAGCGGCGATGGAATTTTTGCCTGA
- a CDS encoding alpha-ketoacid dehydrogenase subunit beta — protein sequence MAIKTYLQALNDAMRQEMERDENVFIIGEDVGKFGGCFGVTQGLFDKFGERRVRDTPITESAIVGAAAGAAAAGLRPVAELMFVDFIGVAFDQLFNQAAKMHYMFGGKAKVPMVLRMPQGAGVGAAAQHSQSLEAWFMHIPGIKVCIPSTPADAKGLLISAIRDDNPVVFLEHKILYGVEGEVGDEATPIELGKGEVKREGTDVTIVATSLMVHSALQAAETLAAQGISAEVVDPRCLVPLDKDIILNSVKKTHALVVAHEAVKTAGAGAEIAAMVAEEALDYLDAPIVRVGAPYCPVPFSPPLEKAYIPGADQIVAAVKSLR from the coding sequence ATGGCGATCAAAACCTACCTGCAGGCGCTTAACGATGCCATGCGTCAGGAGATGGAGCGGGACGAGAACGTGTTCATCATCGGTGAAGACGTGGGCAAGTTCGGCGGCTGCTTTGGCGTGACTCAGGGCCTTTTTGACAAATTTGGCGAACGCCGCGTGCGCGACACCCCCATCACGGAAAGCGCCATTGTGGGCGCTGCCGCCGGTGCCGCCGCAGCCGGTCTGCGCCCTGTGGCCGAGCTGATGTTTGTGGACTTTATCGGCGTCGCCTTTGACCAGCTCTTCAACCAGGCCGCCAAGATGCACTACATGTTTGGCGGCAAGGCCAAGGTGCCCATGGTGCTGCGCATGCCTCAGGGCGCTGGCGTGGGCGCTGCGGCCCAGCACTCGCAGAGCCTTGAAGCATGGTTCATGCACATTCCCGGCATCAAGGTATGCATTCCCTCCACTCCGGCAGACGCCAAGGGCCTGCTCATCAGCGCCATTCGCGACGACAATCCCGTGGTCTTTCTTGAACACAAAATCCTGTACGGCGTGGAAGGCGAAGTGGGAGACGAGGCCACACCCATTGAGCTTGGCAAGGGCGAAGTAAAGCGCGAAGGCACGGACGTAACCATTGTGGCCACGTCACTCATGGTTCACTCCGCCCTTCAGGCCGCAGAAACCCTGGCTGCTCAGGGCATCAGCGCCGAAGTGGTGGACCCCCGCTGTCTGGTGCCGCTCGACAAGGACATCATCCTTAATTCCGTCAAGAAAACCCACGCCCTTGTGGTTGCGCACGAAGCCGTCAAAACCGCCGGAGCCGGTGCGGAAATCGCCGCCATGGTGGCCGAGGAAGCTCTGGACTATCTGGACGCGCCCATCGTGCGCGTTGGCGCTCCCTATTGCCCCGTCCCCTTCAGCCCGCCGCTGGAAAAGGCCTACATTCCCGGCGCGGATCAGATCGTCGCTGCGGTCAAGTCGCTGCGTTAA